One window of Gloeothece citriformis PCC 7424 genomic DNA carries:
- a CDS encoding Uma2 family endonuclease codes for MNAITINLNSIIQLNDNQFYQLCRQNPELKFERNAQGELMIMSPTGGSTGKRNFALNLELGIWNRQKQLGVCFDSSTGFKLPNGATRSPDVAWIPLQKWNNLSPEQQEKFVPLCPDFVIESLSPSDELKSLQGKMQEYMDNGTRLGWLINAQDKQVEIYRQGQPTEILNNSNCLSGEDVLPEFILNFMKIW; via the coding sequence ATGAATGCTATTACCATTAACTTAAACTCTATTATTCAACTGAATGACAATCAATTTTATCAACTCTGCCGTCAAAATCCAGAGCTTAAATTTGAACGAAATGCACAAGGAGAATTAATGATTATGTCTCCTACGGGAGGAAGCACCGGTAAACGTAATTTTGCTCTTAACCTTGAATTAGGCATCTGGAATCGTCAGAAACAGTTAGGAGTCTGTTTTGATTCTTCTACAGGATTTAAACTCCCTAATGGTGCAACTCGTTCTCCTGATGTAGCTTGGATACCCTTGCAAAAATGGAATAATTTATCTCCAGAACAACAAGAAAAATTTGTTCCCCTTTGTCCTGATTTTGTGATTGAATCACTTTCACCATCGGATGAGTTAAAGTCTTTACAAGGAAAAATGCAAGAATATATGGATAATGGAACTCGTTTAGGATGGCTAATTAATGCTCAAGATAAACAAGTTGAAATTTATCGCCAAGGACAACCGACAGAGATTTTAAATAATTCTAATTGTTTATCTGGGGAAGATGTTTTACCCGAATTTATTTTAAATTTTATGAAGATTTGGTAA
- a CDS encoding PBP1A family penicillin-binding protein, with protein MTSKPPQQPKTQLTQMLTLAVQNLHAKVSFGGVTLKKGARVPELRIFDGETKQPETYSLLGDKYIVGRSSRASDIVVRNPVVSHVHFSLQRDLKNPNLFTLKDENSTNGVYFGKRRLTSFPLRHGDVITLGPPELATGVKITYYNPPPLWVQLLRYSFYGTGGLMGLLAIWIGIEWSKYPVRPIPPSVGKPVVVYARDGQTPISPVREDTHRELKRLSDFSPYLPKAVMASEDSRFLWHFGVDPYGILRAVLINYQDKDIRQGASTLTQQLARSLFPEVGRENTAGRKLREMIVALKLEAFYSKDKLLTLYLNRIYLGVGSYGFEDAAQFYFDKSARNLTLSEAATLVAMLPAPNLYNPVQDYDTAVQLRNRVITRMANLGMITEEEATRARRSRIEISPKAQEALSSALAPYFYSYVFEELRDLLGEEIAKEGNFIVETGLDPNLQKKAETALQDAVNTAGKTYRYSNGALVTLDTRTGEILAMVGGTDYKQSQFNRVTQAKRQPGSTFKVFPYSAALVKGISAGKVYSCAGVFWMGQNYKPCERTGGATDMYGGMAQSENAIALRVAQDAGLGNTVNLAKKMGIESDLEAVPGLVLGQSEVTVLEMTGAYATFANQGVWNRPHAIKRILDGEECKDPDNPQTCRVIYSFEEDKNGHHQAISPGVAQTMTAMLRSVVQNGTGRGASIGLGEAGKTGTTDRAVDLWFIGYIPSRHLVTGIWLGNDDNSPTNGSSGQAAVLWGQYMRKATQ; from the coding sequence ATGACCTCAAAACCGCCTCAACAACCTAAAACCCAACTCACTCAAATGTTAACCTTAGCGGTGCAAAATCTTCATGCTAAAGTTAGCTTTGGTGGCGTGACCCTCAAAAAAGGGGCTAGAGTTCCCGAATTACGGATATTTGATGGGGAAACGAAACAACCCGAAACTTATTCGTTATTAGGAGATAAATATATTGTAGGACGCAGTTCGAGAGCCTCTGATATTGTCGTTCGTAACCCCGTCGTCAGTCACGTTCATTTTTCCCTACAACGAGATCTTAAAAATCCGAATCTCTTTACCCTCAAAGACGAAAACTCCACTAATGGGGTATATTTCGGCAAACGTCGCCTAACGTCATTTCCCCTCCGTCACGGCGATGTCATTACCCTAGGGCCTCCCGAACTCGCCACCGGGGTAAAGATTACCTACTATAATCCCCCTCCTCTATGGGTTCAATTACTGCGCTACTCTTTCTATGGAACTGGCGGACTGATGGGCTTATTAGCGATCTGGATTGGGATAGAATGGTCAAAATATCCCGTTCGTCCTATCCCCCCAAGTGTGGGTAAGCCGGTAGTGGTCTATGCTAGAGATGGGCAAACCCCCATTAGTCCGGTTCGGGAAGATACCCATCGAGAATTAAAGCGTCTGTCGGATTTTTCCCCTTATTTACCTAAAGCCGTGATGGCTTCAGAAGATAGCCGTTTTCTGTGGCATTTTGGCGTTGATCCCTATGGAATTTTACGGGCAGTTCTGATAAATTATCAAGATAAGGATATTCGTCAGGGAGCAAGTACCCTCACCCAACAATTAGCCCGGAGTTTATTTCCTGAAGTGGGGCGCGAAAATACCGCCGGGCGGAAGTTACGGGAAATGATTGTCGCCCTCAAATTAGAGGCATTTTACAGTAAGGATAAGTTATTAACCCTCTATCTCAATCGCATTTATTTAGGGGTGGGGAGTTATGGGTTTGAAGATGCGGCTCAATTTTATTTTGATAAGTCTGCCAGAAATTTAACCCTTTCAGAAGCGGCGACTTTAGTTGCTATGTTACCCGCGCCGAACCTTTATAACCCCGTACAAGATTATGACACGGCGGTACAATTACGCAACCGAGTGATCACCCGCATGGCTAATTTAGGGATGATCACCGAAGAAGAAGCTACCCGTGCCCGGCGATCGCGGATTGAAATTAGTCCAAAAGCCCAAGAAGCCCTCAGTAGTGCCCTTGCGCCCTATTTCTATAGTTATGTTTTTGAGGAATTACGGGACTTATTAGGAGAAGAAATCGCCAAAGAGGGCAATTTTATCGTGGAAACGGGGTTAGATCCTAATCTGCAAAAAAAGGCAGAAACCGCCCTACAAGACGCGGTGAATACAGCAGGGAAAACCTATCGCTATTCTAATGGAGCGTTAGTCACTCTCGATACTCGCACCGGCGAAATTTTAGCGATGGTGGGGGGAACAGATTATAAACAAAGTCAATTTAATCGCGTAACTCAGGCAAAACGCCAACCGGGATCGACATTTAAAGTTTTTCCCTATAGTGCCGCCCTTGTCAAGGGGATTTCCGCCGGCAAAGTTTATTCCTGTGCCGGGGTGTTTTGGATGGGGCAAAACTACAAACCCTGTGAACGCACCGGTGGCGCGACGGATATGTATGGAGGAATGGCACAATCCGAAAATGCGATCGCCCTGCGAGTAGCTCAAGATGCCGGCTTAGGAAATACGGTTAATTTGGCGAAAAAGATGGGGATTGAGTCTGATTTGGAGGCAGTACCGGGGTTAGTCTTAGGACAAAGTGAGGTGACGGTCTTAGAAATGACCGGAGCTTATGCTACCTTTGCTAATCAGGGGGTTTGGAATCGTCCCCATGCTATCAAACGAATTCTCGATGGGGAAGAATGCAAAGATCCGGATAATCCTCAAACTTGCCGGGTAATTTATTCCTTTGAAGAGGATAAAAATGGGCATCATCAGGCAATTTCCCCAGGAGTAGCTCAAACGATGACGGCTATGTTACGGAGTGTAGTGCAAAATGGAACGGGTAGAGGGGCAAGTATTGGGTTAGGAGAAGCCGGCAAAACCGGCACAACTGATAGGGCAGTAGACTTATGGTTTATTGGTTATATTCCTAGTCGTCATTTAGTGACGGGGATTTGGTTAGGAAATGATGATAATTCTCCCACTAATGGCAGCAGTGGACAGGCGGCGGTTTTATGGGGGCAATATATGCGAAAAGCAACCCAATAA
- a CDS encoding restriction endonuclease subunit M — protein MLSLAKISNSLSKVDNCTLEEIENLDRQYLSHFQKKFVIQPSLTRSLVSFQANKTRPIYRWYKYKEAFSASLVEYLLKKYGVDQGKILDPFAGSGTALFAASQSGLNADGIELLSIGQQIIHAKQILDTQFTPEDFERLKNWSKLQVWRQFEEKIPLNELKITQGAYSEITKNLIERYLGACQQENTRVKTVLNFALLCVLESISYTRKDGQYLRWDYRSGRGLGKKPFNKGEILDFNQAISQKLVEIINDLAPSTEQVELFPIENSQGQIHLFRGSCLQVMSHLSETEYNAILTSPPYCNRYDYTRTYALELALLGIGEQELIKLRQEMLSCTVENKPKELLTLNPLWKTALKIADEQNLLQAILKYLTHQKELGILNNKGIPRMVRGYFYEMACIIQESFRVLKPGTFLFMVNDNVRYAGVSISVDMILSDFAEKIGFSIENILVLPNDKGNSSQQMGNHGREPLRKCVYVWKKP, from the coding sequence GTGTTAAGCCTAGCAAAGATTTCTAATAGTTTATCTAAAGTAGACAATTGCACTCTAGAAGAAATTGAAAACCTTGATAGGCAATATTTATCGCATTTTCAAAAAAAGTTTGTAATTCAACCCTCCCTTACTCGTTCTCTAGTCAGTTTTCAGGCTAACAAAACTAGACCTATTTATCGATGGTACAAATACAAAGAAGCTTTTTCTGCATCTCTTGTAGAGTATTTATTGAAAAAATATGGAGTTGATCAAGGAAAGATTTTAGATCCTTTTGCCGGGAGTGGAACGGCTTTATTTGCTGCTAGTCAGTCAGGACTTAATGCTGATGGGATTGAGTTATTATCTATCGGACAACAAATAATTCACGCTAAACAAATTTTAGATACCCAGTTTACTCCTGAAGACTTTGAAAGATTAAAAAATTGGTCTAAGTTACAAGTTTGGAGACAGTTTGAGGAAAAAATTCCTTTAAATGAATTAAAAATTACTCAAGGGGCTTATTCTGAAATAACCAAGAATTTAATTGAGAGATACCTTGGAGCTTGTCAGCAAGAAAATACTAGAGTTAAAACTGTTTTAAATTTTGCTCTACTTTGTGTCTTGGAATCTATCAGTTATACCCGTAAAGATGGGCAGTATCTTCGCTGGGATTATCGTTCTGGGCGTGGGTTAGGCAAAAAACCCTTTAATAAAGGTGAAATCCTCGACTTTAATCAAGCGATTTCACAAAAATTAGTAGAAATCATCAATGATTTAGCTCCTAGTACCGAGCAAGTGGAGCTTTTCCCAATCGAAAATTCTCAAGGTCAAATACATCTTTTTAGAGGTTCTTGCCTTCAGGTTATGTCACATTTATCTGAAACAGAATACAATGCAATTTTGACATCTCCACCCTATTGTAATCGATATGATTATACCCGTACATACGCCCTAGAATTAGCTTTACTGGGTATCGGTGAGCAAGAGTTAATTAAACTTCGACAAGAAATGTTAAGCTGTACGGTTGAAAATAAGCCCAAAGAGCTATTAACCCTTAACCCACTCTGGAAAACTGCTTTAAAGATTGCTGATGAACAAAACTTATTACAAGCTATTTTAAAATATTTAACCCATCAAAAAGAACTAGGTATTTTAAATAATAAAGGTATTCCAAGAATGGTAAGAGGATATTTTTATGAGATGGCTTGTATAATACAGGAATCTTTTCGAGTTTTAAAACCTGGAACATTTCTATTTATGGTCAATGATAATGTTCGCTATGCTGGTGTCAGTATTTCAGTTGATATGATTCTCTCTGATTTTGCCGAAAAAATCGGATTTAGTATTGAGAATATTCTGGTTTTACCTAACGATAAAGGTAATAGTAGTCAACAAATGGGAAATCACGGACGTGAACCATTGCGAAAGTGTGTCTATGTTTGGAAAAAGCCCTAA